A stretch of Mesorhizobium sp. M2A.F.Ca.ET.046.03.2.1 DNA encodes these proteins:
- a CDS encoding NAD(P)-dependent oxidoreductase, with protein MVPTKPVLLTGASGTIGRLLSTRLAAMGWTLRLTDIAPLPIPLPDRASFRTADLEDQKAVNELAKGCGLILHFGGISTEQSFETVLGPNFRGAYHVYEVARREKARVVFPSSVHAVGLYERTQILDQDCLLRPDGYYGLSKAYGEMLARLYFDKHAVESVLIRIGSVLPEVPDERILSTWISHDDFVRLIERCAAAERVDCSVIWGQSNNSRGFWRKDARLKLGWTPQDSSDGQAERVRGNVTDNPVVERYQGGKFIVVDYSRADFPPREMFEDE; from the coding sequence ATGGTTCCTACCAAACCTGTGTTGTTGACCGGAGCTTCCGGCACGATCGGGCGGCTGCTTTCAACGAGATTGGCAGCCATGGGCTGGACCTTGCGGCTAACCGATATCGCGCCCTTGCCGATCCCGCTGCCGGACAGAGCGAGTTTCAGGACAGCCGATCTCGAGGACCAGAAGGCGGTGAACGAACTGGCCAAGGGCTGTGGGCTGATCCTGCATTTCGGCGGCATCTCCACCGAGCAATCCTTCGAGACCGTGCTCGGCCCGAATTTCCGGGGCGCCTATCATGTCTACGAAGTGGCGCGCCGGGAGAAAGCGCGCGTCGTGTTTCCGTCCTCCGTTCATGCGGTCGGCCTCTACGAACGCACGCAGATCCTCGACCAGGATTGCCTCTTGCGGCCCGACGGCTACTACGGCCTTTCGAAAGCCTATGGCGAGATGCTGGCGCGGCTCTATTTCGACAAGCATGCCGTCGAAAGCGTGCTGATCCGAATCGGTTCCGTGCTGCCGGAAGTGCCCGACGAGCGGATCCTCTCGACCTGGATCTCGCATGACGACTTCGTGCGCCTGATCGAGCGCTGTGCTGCGGCGGAGCGCGTCGATTGCTCGGTCATCTGGGGCCAGTCCAACAATAGCCGCGGCTTCTGGCGAAAGGATGCAAGGCTTAAGCTCGGCTGGACGCCGCAGGACAGTTCCGACGGCCAGGCCGAGCGTGTGCGCGGCAACGTGACCGACAACCCGGTGGTCGAGCGCTACCAGGGCGGCAAGTTCATCGTCGTCGACTACAGCCGCGCGGATTTTCCGCCACGCGAGATGTTCGAGGACGAGTGA
- a CDS encoding FadR/GntR family transcriptional regulator, with amino-acid sequence MRRSFGLPPQISRTAQVADWFAREIRAGHLTSGEKLPTEQELIAQFGVSRTVIREAMASLRSEGLVVSRQGAGVFVADHQAATTFRIISDELTSLTEVQNVLQLRLAVEQEAAGIAAEKRSDDDLARMRNCLDAIDASIAAGESAIEPDFAFHRAIASATGNPYFERFMHFLGPVIIPRQLMRPRDETPEQRRLYLEQVQTEHRRIYQAIERQNVEAARFTLREHLEAGRERYRRMVDGPARR; translated from the coding sequence ATGAGACGTTCCTTTGGCCTTCCCCCGCAGATCAGTCGCACGGCCCAGGTTGCCGACTGGTTTGCGCGAGAAATACGTGCCGGTCACTTGACCAGCGGCGAAAAACTGCCGACGGAGCAGGAGCTTATCGCGCAATTCGGCGTCAGCCGCACGGTAATCCGGGAAGCCATGGCCTCGCTGCGCTCGGAAGGGCTTGTTGTCAGCCGCCAGGGGGCGGGCGTGTTCGTCGCGGATCATCAGGCCGCCACCACCTTCCGCATCATCTCCGACGAGCTCACCTCGCTGACCGAAGTCCAGAACGTGCTGCAGCTTCGGCTTGCGGTGGAGCAGGAAGCCGCCGGCATCGCCGCCGAGAAACGCAGTGACGACGACCTTGCCCGCATGCGCAACTGCCTCGATGCTATCGACGCTTCGATCGCGGCCGGCGAGAGCGCCATCGAGCCGGATTTCGCCTTCCACCGGGCGATCGCATCCGCAACCGGCAACCCCTATTTCGAACGCTTCATGCATTTCCTCGGACCCGTCATCATTCCGCGCCAGCTGATGCGCCCGCGCGACGAAACGCCTGAGCAGCGGCGGCTGTATCTGGAGCAGGTCCAGACGGAGCACCGCCGCATCTACCAGGCGATCGAGCGGCAGAATGTCGAAGCCGCCCGCTTCACCTTGCGCGAGCATCTGGAAGCTGGCCGCGAGCGCTATCGCCGCATGGTCGACGGTCCGGCAAGGCGGTAA
- the kdgD gene encoding 5-dehydro-4-deoxyglucarate dehydratase: protein MTFSPTELMKSLGRGLLSFPLTFFDRNGAFNEDGYRAHVAAQGAAGASGLFAAGGTGEFFSLTLEEYKRVVRSASHAVPKTLPLLAGVGYGTHMAVEFAKAAEANGADGLLVLPPYLVKSEQEGLRRHLTAICRAVGIGVIAYNRDNAILTPETLERVAQDCPNLIGFKDGFGDIELLTATRYRMGDRLVFIGGMPTAEVHASAAAAIGMTTYSSAIYNFAPEVALRFFNALRAGHKAEVDDLIRSFFLPYLAIRNRRAGYAVSIVKAGARIAGIDCGPVRSPLLDLTADEERQLAALMQVCKMPVAEMA, encoded by the coding sequence TTGACCTTCTCTCCGACCGAACTGATGAAATCCCTTGGCCGCGGACTGCTGTCCTTTCCGCTGACGTTCTTCGACCGGAACGGCGCCTTCAACGAAGACGGCTATCGCGCCCATGTCGCCGCTCAGGGCGCCGCCGGAGCGAGCGGGCTTTTTGCCGCCGGCGGCACCGGCGAGTTCTTTTCGCTGACGCTCGAGGAGTACAAACGCGTCGTGCGCTCGGCCTCGCACGCAGTGCCCAAGACCCTGCCGCTGCTCGCCGGCGTCGGCTATGGCACGCATATGGCGGTGGAGTTCGCCAAGGCGGCCGAGGCCAATGGCGCCGATGGCCTGCTGGTGCTGCCGCCTTATCTGGTCAAGTCCGAGCAGGAGGGCCTGCGCCGCCATCTCACCGCCATCTGCCGCGCGGTCGGCATCGGCGTGATCGCCTACAACCGCGACAATGCCATTCTGACGCCCGAGACGCTCGAGCGCGTGGCGCAGGATTGCCCTAACTTGATCGGCTTCAAGGACGGCTTCGGCGACATCGAGCTGCTCACCGCCACGCGCTATCGCATGGGCGACCGGCTGGTCTTTATCGGCGGCATGCCGACGGCCGAGGTCCATGCCAGCGCGGCGGCGGCGATCGGCATGACAACCTATTCCTCGGCCATCTACAATTTCGCGCCCGAGGTCGCGCTGCGTTTCTTCAACGCCTTGCGGGCAGGCCACAAGGCCGAGGTCGACGATCTCATCCGCTCGTTCTTTCTGCCCTATCTCGCCATCCGCAACCGGCGCGCCGGTTATGCCGTGTCGATCGTCAAGGCGGGCGCGCGCATTGCCGGCATCGACTGCGGACCGGTCCGCTCGCCGCTGCTCGACCTGACAGCGGATGAGGAACGCCAGCTCGCCGCCCTTATGCAGGTCTGCAAGATGCCGGTGGCCGAGATGGCTTAG
- a CDS encoding ATP-binding cassette domain-containing protein, translated as MNTQTIPPLAPDAPVVLEMTNISKSFGAVTALVDVSIRLRQGEVLSLVGDNGAGKSTLIKILSGFHQPDTGTIVSQGKEMRFASPRDARAHGIETVYQDLALIGDLSVFHNMFLGREYHKRVLGLNLLDNRKMREQARLYLDTLGISIPSVNSTVDLLSGGQRQCIAVARSIYSSPKILVLDEPLAALGVRESAHVLGLIQNLRQQRQVSVILIVHNYNQIFEVCDRINFLHSGEIALDASTADTSEEELIRIVKSGLGRKAIDAAAAQVRPGPA; from the coding sequence ATGAACACGCAAACTATTCCGCCGCTGGCGCCCGATGCGCCTGTCGTGCTGGAGATGACCAACATCTCCAAGAGTTTTGGCGCCGTCACCGCGCTGGTCGACGTCTCGATCAGGCTGCGCCAGGGCGAAGTGCTGTCCCTGGTCGGCGACAACGGCGCCGGCAAGTCGACCCTGATCAAGATCCTGTCCGGCTTCCACCAGCCCGATACCGGCACGATCGTCTCACAAGGCAAGGAGATGCGTTTCGCCTCGCCACGCGACGCCCGCGCGCATGGCATCGAGACCGTCTATCAGGACCTGGCGCTGATCGGTGACCTCAGCGTCTTCCACAACATGTTCCTGGGACGCGAGTACCACAAGCGCGTACTCGGACTGAACCTGCTCGACAACAGGAAGATGCGCGAGCAGGCGCGGCTCTATCTCGACACGCTGGGCATCTCGATCCCCTCGGTCAACAGCACCGTCGACCTTCTGTCCGGCGGCCAGCGCCAGTGCATCGCGGTGGCCCGCTCGATCTATTCGTCGCCCAAAATCCTGGTTCTCGACGAGCCGCTGGCCGCGCTCGGCGTGCGCGAGAGCGCGCATGTGCTGGGTCTCATCCAGAACCTGCGCCAGCAGCGCCAGGTCTCGGTGATCCTGATCGTGCACAACTACAACCAGATTTTCGAGGTCTGCGACCGCATCAACTTCCTGCATTCGGGCGAGATCGCGCTCGACGCCTCGACAGCCGATACCAGCGAGGAGGAGTTGATCCGTATCGTCAAGTCGGGCCTCGGCCGCAAGGCGATCGACGCCGCCGCGGCGCAAGTGCGGCCCGGCCCCGCATGA